The Palaemon carinicauda isolate YSFRI2023 chromosome 43, ASM3689809v2, whole genome shotgun sequence genome window below encodes:
- the LOC137633920 gene encoding zinc finger protein castor homolog 1-like isoform X2 produces MQGGMGVRDNLNKPQVDYSRYVKMFSSALECGSLACREHNLRDHFHCLECDSKVFSKKEEMIRHFKWHKKRDESLQHGFMRYSPSDDCSDRFANCSHNRKQTHYHCLKRLKQNAFQEGCDKVYISTSDVQMHANYHRKDSAIMQEGFQRFRASEDCGQPGCSFSGQRTTHFHCMRSACNYTFKNKADMEKHKTYHIKDEQLTKDGFKKFMKQEDCPYEGCKFSRVVNHIHCIRPECNYVLHSSGQIFAHKVHFNTLLLHLRKHERQDHERAYRKYKLAQTMLGVPEGHPALTPLLHEALRPLGSLGGPMINPLMGPLGGGPLGGGPLGGHLGPPLGGHLGGPMDQRNEDSSSPLGAPPCPGTPGALPPGMPRPQGPMLGTFPPPGLVESQHPLVRLLGVGPPAAHGLFPGGSATSSASTPASSSSGPASPVDLSISMGGLEDRDWERWVRFYGREDGCKTGCDLTGVEHYHCDECETVFRGRESARDHGRVHEQQALITEDHYTRVSCGDDPRACPPDCPIQEHADHYHCNWDGCGEAILMSGDKPFRRLEHFRMHDYTRRLAMASSPGAAGAMGVAAITSVDAMFKRKRGRPPKNRIIEVWNDYLPVSSNNSHDSPQAIFTSFKLPKSSPPPPAPPPTTHVPLGMMPLGHLHPHPLSSASLGHHLSLKRDSASPPGLAIPLSCSGSIAISSASSVVGPQPSSSAATSSSSQPVLLPLSGPVTTNPLQPQAEVMDGFYVWAEGATCPDQLCPLLGRRHYHCVHPRCLYVTAHVDVLPLHAHAFHDDTHIPEGFIAIDHNIDCRSPNCQSNKVNKHFHCTRCGLSFVRYQMMESHAEKHLQEDGGQVHSLGPQSPIYLKRPRPDSPMETPPSAEGPNKSQDVSPPVVKSAGIFYPLSPFPISTSSSSTGMGASGSSRGEAGALVTPIPPSSRPHTSTTYTLPVSGSLTITATRRSPIPHSPIRDQMDQGDPDDTQDYDSDQLRPLSQPGDMFPSHMSKHDQIAEMVKSEHMANLATLGAEWLNMERHPQYGPDFSCGRPFCKLKKKEHFHCQICNQAFSEHEKLRPHLLKHATSNPMNPGSLSAMADEDSESRGEPDDDEGSFHPKAEGSDRPISPTSPNESVISSGGGAPSIISTSSPQPFSSGVSISSTLSHSPSQFPLVYTQAATFPGLPSPFAPQFGISGMFPGTLPRLLPPTAWQFNPALAAMAQQGLMIPGVRPNGDLTHGSAGPGGLSSVGPSPGLGAPVLQGPGEHNPILPATLGTSPHLALLGKRIGADDFNSQEAKKIRNNHSLRMLKDEPVPEGYLRFRFNEDCQYPHCGYREHQTHFHCMRKDCGYSFCDKTRFVQHTARHERLDTLMGGDFNQYRSNVSCGRPDCVYASMIGQQQNKASHFHCLKCDFVCTDTNKVVAHRRQHQKRDSINAAGFEKFTPSQPCGIQGCNHNQKQTHYHCLKCQYSVLGLSQMSAHRFRHLE; encoded by the exons ATGCAAGGAGGCATGGGAGTCAGGGACAACCTTAACAAGCCCCAGGTTGACTACTCCCGCTACGTCAAGATGTTCAGTTCGGCTCTGGAGTGCGGGTCTCTCGCCTGTCGTGAACATAATCTAAG GGATCACTTTCACTGCCTCGAGTGTGACTCAAAAGTATTCAGCAAGAAGGAGGAGATGATCCGACACTTCAAGTGGCACAAGAAGAGGGACGAGAGCCTCCAGCACGGCTTCATGAGGTACTCGCCGTCCGACGACTGCTCGGACCGCTTCGCCAACTGCTCTCATAATCGCAAGCAGACGCACTACCACTGCCTGAAG CGTCTGAAACAAAACGCATTTCAGGAGGGCTGCGACAAAGTGTACATCAGCACGTCGGACGTCCAGATGCACGCCAACTACCACCGCAAGGATTCCGCCATCATGCAGGAGGGTTTCCAGAGGTTCAGGGCCTCAGAGGACTGCGGGCAGCCCGGCTGCTCCTTCAGCGGGCAGCGGACGACGCATTTCCATTGCATGAGAAGCGCTTGCAATTACACTTTCAAAAATAAGGCTGATATGG AAAAACACAAGACCTACCACATCAAGGACGAGCAATTGACCAAGGACGGGTTCAAGAAGTTCATGAAGCAGGAGGACTGCCCATACGAGGGGTGCAAGTTCTCCCGGGTGGTGAACCACATCCACTGCATCCGGCCGGAATGCAACTACGTCCTCCATTCGTCCGGCCAGATATTCGCTCATAAGGTGCACTTCAACACTCTCCTCTTACACCTG AGAAAACACGAGCGACAGGATCACGAGCGAGCGTACCGAAAGTATAAGCTTGCGCAGACGATGCTTGGAGTGCCAGAGGGCCACCCGGCGCTCACCCCCTTGCTGCACGAAGCGCTGCGTCCTCTTGGAAGTCTCGGGGGCCCCATGATTAATCCTCTTATGGGCCCCTTGGGTGGAGGGCCACTAGGTGGGGGCCCACTGGGTGGTCACTTAGGACCCCCCCTGGGAGGGCACCTAGGCGGTCCGATGGACCAGAGGAACGAGGACTCCTCCTCGCCCCTTGGGGCACCGCCGTGTCCCGGGACGCCGGGGGCGTTGCCTCCTGGAATGCCACGACCTCAGGGTCCCATGCTTGGTACCTTCCCACCGCCAGGCTTAGTGGAGTCCCAGCATCCCCTAGTCCGCTTGCTGGGAGTCGGACCCCCGGCGGCCCACGGCCTATTCCCCGGCGGGTCGGCCACCAGTTCGGCCTCCACTCCCGCCTCCTCCTCGTCGGGACCGGCCTCGCCCGTGGACCTGAGCATCAGCATGGGCGGGCTGGAGGACCGCGACTGGGAGAGGTGGGTGAGGTTTTACGGAAGGGAGGACGGGTGTAAGACCGGCTGCGACTTAACGGGCGTTGAACATTACCACTGCGACGAGTGCGAAACTGTCTTCCGGGGGCGGGAGAGCGCCCGGGACCACGGCCGCGTTCACGAGCAACAGGCCCTGATCACGGAAGACCACTACACCAGGGTGTCCTGCGGCGACGACCCAAGGGCGTGCCCTCCAGATTGCCCTATCCAGGAGCACGCTGACCACTACCACTGTAATTGG GACGGCTGTGGGGAGGCCATACTCATGTCCGGCGACAAGCCGTTCCGACGTCTCGAGCACTTCCGAATGCACGACTACACCCGGCGACTGGCCATGGCTTCGTCGCCCGGGGCGGCCGGGGCCATGGGGGTAGCCGCCATAACCTCTGTGGACGCCATGTTCAAGAGGAAGCGTGGCCGTCCTCCTAAGAACAGGATCATTGAG GTTTGGAACGATTAC CTGCCTGTATCCTCAAACAACTCCCACGATTCACCTCAGGCAATTTTCACAAGTTTTAAGCTTCCAAAGAGTTCCCCCCCACCGCCCGCCCCTCCACCAACCACCCACGTCCCTCTGGGCATGATGCCCCTGGGGCACCTCCATCCTCACCCCCTGTCCTCGGCCTCCCTGGGGCATCACCTCTCCCTGAAGCGGGACTCGGCTTCGCCCCCCGGCCTCGCCATTCCCCTGTCCTGCAGCGGAAGCATCGCCATATCCTCGGCGTCCTCCGTCGTCGGGCCCCAACCCTCGTCTTCGGCCGCCACCTCCTCCTCTTCGCAACCGGTGCTCTTACCCCTGTCTGGACCTGTAACTACTAATCCTTTGCAGCCTCAG GCTGAGGTTATGGACGGGTTCTACGTGTGGGCCGAGGGAGCCACGTGCCCCGACCAGCTGTGTCCCCTGCTGGGCAGACGCCACTACCACTGTGTGCATCCTAGATGCCTCTACGTCACGGCGCACGTCGACGTCCTTCCCCTCCACGCCCACGCCTTCCATGACGACACCCACATCCCCGAGGGCTTCATCGCCATCGACCACAACATCGACTGCCGCTCCCCGAACTGCCAAAG CAACAAGGTGAACAAACACTTCCACTGCACTCGCTGTGGCTTGTCGTTCGTCCGCTACCAAATGATGGAATCCCACGCGGAGAAGCACCTGCAAGAAGACGGCGGACAGGTGCACAGCCTCGGACCTCAGTCGCCAATCTACCTGAAGAGGCCTCGGCCCGACAGCCCCATGGAGACGCCGCCGTCCGCCGAAGGTCCCAACAAATCGCAAG ATGTTTCCCCGCCAGTTGTGAAGTCTGCCGGAATCTTCTACCCACTCTCGCCATTCCCAATATCGACGTCCTCCAGCTCCACCGGCATGGGGGCGTCCGGATCTTCGCGCGGCGAGGCCGGAGCCCTCGTCACCCCCATTCCTCCCTCGTCGAGGCCGCACACTTCCACGACTTACACGCTGCCGGTGTCCGGCAGCCTGACCATAACAGCCACCAGACGATCGCCCATTCCGCACTCTCCCATCCGCGACCAGATGGACCAGGGGGATCCAGACGACACTCAGGACTACGACTCCGACCAGCTGCGCCCGCTCAGCCAGCCGGGGGACATGTTCCCGTCCCACATGTCCAAGCACGACCAGATCGCCGAGATGGTCAAGAGCGAGCACATGGCCAACCTGGCGACTCTTGGGGCCGAGTGGCTCAACATGGAGAGGCATCCACAGTACGGGCCGGACTTCTCCTGCGGGCGGCCGTTTTGCAAGCTAAAGAAAAAGGAGCACTTCCACTGTCAAATCTGCAACCAGGCGTTCAGCGAACACGAGAAACTGAGGCCCCATTTGCTGAAACACGCCACCAGTAACCCAATGAATCCCGGTTCCCTGTCTGCAATGGCCGACGAAGATTCCGAGAGCCGCGGCGAGCCAGACGACGACGAGGGCTCCTTCCACCCCAAGGCAGAAGGGAGCGACCGGCCGATCAGTCCCACCAGCCCGAACGAGAGCGTGATCAGCAGCGGCGGGGGAGCGCCCTCCATCATATCGACCAGCAGTCCGCAGCCCTTCAGTTCGGGCGTCAGCATCAGCAGTACTTTAAGCCACTCTCCATCCCAGTTTCCGCTAGTTTACACGCAGGCCGCCACCTTCCCCGGCCTCCCGTCTCCCTTCGCACCTCAGTTCGGCATATCCGGGATGTTCCCCGGCACGCTGCCCCGCCTCTTGCCGCCGACAGCCTGGCAGTTCAACCCGGCCCTCGCCGCCATGGCACAGCAGGGCCTCATGATCCCTGGCGTGAGGCCAAACGGAGACCTGACGCACGGTTCGGCCGGACCCGGCGGGCTGAGCTCGGTCGGGCCGAGCCCGGGTCTGGGCGCGCCCGTCCTCCAGGGTCCCGGAGAGCACAACCCCATCCTGCCGGCCACTCTGGGGACGTCGCCCCACCTGGCCCTACTGGGGAAGAGGATCGGAGCCGACGATTTCAACTCCCAGGAGGCGAAGAAGATCCGCAACAACCACTCACTTCGCATGCTGAAGGACGAACCGGTACCAGAGGGATACTTGCGATTCAG GTTCAACGAAGACTGCCAGTACCCGCACTGTGGGTACCGCGAACACCAGACCCACTTCCACTGCATGCGGAAGGACTGCGGCTATTCCTTCTGCGACAAGACGCGGTTCGTCCAGCACACGGCCAGGCACGAGCGCCTCGACACCCTGATGGGAGGGGACTTCAATCAGTACCGATCTAACGTCTCCTGTGGTCGTCCGGATTGTGTCTATGCTTCTATGATAG gtcaGCAGCAGAACAAAGCCTCCCACTTCCACTGCCTGAAGTGCGACTTCGTCTGCACGGACACCAACAAGGTCGTGGCCCACCGTCGGCAGCACCAGAAGCGCGACTCCATCAACGCGGCCGGCTTCGAGAAGTTCACCCCATCGCAGCCCTGCGGCATCCAGGGCTGCAACCACAACCAGAAGCAGACTCACTATCACTGTCTGAAGTGTCAGTACTCCGTCCTGGGTCTTAGCCAGATGTCCGCCCACCGATTCCGACACCTGGAGTGA
- the LOC137633920 gene encoding zinc finger protein castor homolog 1-like isoform X1: protein MQGGMGVRDNLNKPQVDYSRYVKMFSSALECGSLACREHNLRDHFHCLECDSKVFSKKEEMIRHFKWHKKRDESLQHGFMRYSPSDDCSDRFANCSHNRKQTHYHCLKRLKQNAFQEGCDKVYISTSDVQMHANYHRKDSAIMQEGFQRFRASEDCGQPGCSFSGQRTTHFHCMRSACNYTFKNKADMEKHKTYHIKDEQLTKDGFKKFMKQEDCPYEGCKFSRVVNHIHCIRPECNYVLHSSGQIFAHKVHFNTLLLHLRKHERQDHERAYRKYKLAQTMLGVPEGHPALTPLLHEALRPLGSLGGPMINPLMGPLGGGPLGGGPLGGHLGPPLGGHLGGPMDQRNEDSSSPLGAPPCPGTPGALPPGMPRPQGPMLGTFPPPGLVESQHPLVRLLGVGPPAAHGLFPGGSATSSASTPASSSSGPASPVDLSISMGGLEDRDWERWVRFYGREDGCKTGCDLTGVEHYHCDECETVFRGRESARDHGRVHEQQALITEDHYTRVSCGDDPRACPPDCPIQEHADHYHCNWDGCGEAILMSGDKPFRRLEHFRMHDYTRRLAMASSPGAAGAMGVAAITSVDAMFKRKRGRPPKNRIIEVWNDYLPVSSNNSHDSPQAIFTSFKLPKSSPPPPAPPPTTHVPLGMMPLGHLHPHPLSSASLGHHLSLKRDSASPPGLAIPLSCSGSIAISSASSVVGPQPSSSAATSSSSQPVLLPLSGPVTTNPLQPQAEVMDGFYVWAEGATCPDQLCPLLGRRHYHCVHPRCLYVTAHVDVLPLHAHAFHDDTHIPEGFIAIDHNIDCRSPNCQSNKVNKHFHCTRCGLSFVRYQMMESHAEKHLQEDGGQVHSLGPQSPIYLKRPRPDSPMETPPSAEGPNKSQDVSPPVVKSAGIFYPLSPFPISTSSSSTGMGASGSSRGEAGALVTPIPPSSRPHTSTTYTLPVSGSLTITATRRSPIPHSPIRDQMDQGDPDDTQDYDSDQLRPLSQPGDMFPSHMSKHDQIAEMVKSEHMANLATLGAEWLNMERHPQYGPDFSCGRPFCKLKKKEHFHCQICNQAFSEHEKLRPHLLKHATSNPMNPGSLSAMADEDSESRGEPDDDEGSFHPKAEGSDRPISPTSPNESVISSGGGAPSIISTSSPQPFSSGVSISSTLSHSPSQFPLVYTQAATFPGLPSPFAPQFGISGMFPGTLPRLLPPTAWQFNPALAAMAQQGLMIPGVRPNGDLTHGSAGPGGLSSVGPSPGLGAPVLQGPGEHNPILPATLGTSPHLALLGKRIGADDFNSQEAKKIRNNHSLRMLKDEPVPEGYLRFRYTSLFNEDCQYPHCGYREHQTHFHCMRKDCGYSFCDKTRFVQHTARHERLDTLMGGDFNQYRSNVSCGRPDCVYASMIGQQQNKASHFHCLKCDFVCTDTNKVVAHRRQHQKRDSINAAGFEKFTPSQPCGIQGCNHNQKQTHYHCLKCQYSVLGLSQMSAHRFRHLE from the exons ATGCAAGGAGGCATGGGAGTCAGGGACAACCTTAACAAGCCCCAGGTTGACTACTCCCGCTACGTCAAGATGTTCAGTTCGGCTCTGGAGTGCGGGTCTCTCGCCTGTCGTGAACATAATCTAAG GGATCACTTTCACTGCCTCGAGTGTGACTCAAAAGTATTCAGCAAGAAGGAGGAGATGATCCGACACTTCAAGTGGCACAAGAAGAGGGACGAGAGCCTCCAGCACGGCTTCATGAGGTACTCGCCGTCCGACGACTGCTCGGACCGCTTCGCCAACTGCTCTCATAATCGCAAGCAGACGCACTACCACTGCCTGAAG CGTCTGAAACAAAACGCATTTCAGGAGGGCTGCGACAAAGTGTACATCAGCACGTCGGACGTCCAGATGCACGCCAACTACCACCGCAAGGATTCCGCCATCATGCAGGAGGGTTTCCAGAGGTTCAGGGCCTCAGAGGACTGCGGGCAGCCCGGCTGCTCCTTCAGCGGGCAGCGGACGACGCATTTCCATTGCATGAGAAGCGCTTGCAATTACACTTTCAAAAATAAGGCTGATATGG AAAAACACAAGACCTACCACATCAAGGACGAGCAATTGACCAAGGACGGGTTCAAGAAGTTCATGAAGCAGGAGGACTGCCCATACGAGGGGTGCAAGTTCTCCCGGGTGGTGAACCACATCCACTGCATCCGGCCGGAATGCAACTACGTCCTCCATTCGTCCGGCCAGATATTCGCTCATAAGGTGCACTTCAACACTCTCCTCTTACACCTG AGAAAACACGAGCGACAGGATCACGAGCGAGCGTACCGAAAGTATAAGCTTGCGCAGACGATGCTTGGAGTGCCAGAGGGCCACCCGGCGCTCACCCCCTTGCTGCACGAAGCGCTGCGTCCTCTTGGAAGTCTCGGGGGCCCCATGATTAATCCTCTTATGGGCCCCTTGGGTGGAGGGCCACTAGGTGGGGGCCCACTGGGTGGTCACTTAGGACCCCCCCTGGGAGGGCACCTAGGCGGTCCGATGGACCAGAGGAACGAGGACTCCTCCTCGCCCCTTGGGGCACCGCCGTGTCCCGGGACGCCGGGGGCGTTGCCTCCTGGAATGCCACGACCTCAGGGTCCCATGCTTGGTACCTTCCCACCGCCAGGCTTAGTGGAGTCCCAGCATCCCCTAGTCCGCTTGCTGGGAGTCGGACCCCCGGCGGCCCACGGCCTATTCCCCGGCGGGTCGGCCACCAGTTCGGCCTCCACTCCCGCCTCCTCCTCGTCGGGACCGGCCTCGCCCGTGGACCTGAGCATCAGCATGGGCGGGCTGGAGGACCGCGACTGGGAGAGGTGGGTGAGGTTTTACGGAAGGGAGGACGGGTGTAAGACCGGCTGCGACTTAACGGGCGTTGAACATTACCACTGCGACGAGTGCGAAACTGTCTTCCGGGGGCGGGAGAGCGCCCGGGACCACGGCCGCGTTCACGAGCAACAGGCCCTGATCACGGAAGACCACTACACCAGGGTGTCCTGCGGCGACGACCCAAGGGCGTGCCCTCCAGATTGCCCTATCCAGGAGCACGCTGACCACTACCACTGTAATTGG GACGGCTGTGGGGAGGCCATACTCATGTCCGGCGACAAGCCGTTCCGACGTCTCGAGCACTTCCGAATGCACGACTACACCCGGCGACTGGCCATGGCTTCGTCGCCCGGGGCGGCCGGGGCCATGGGGGTAGCCGCCATAACCTCTGTGGACGCCATGTTCAAGAGGAAGCGTGGCCGTCCTCCTAAGAACAGGATCATTGAG GTTTGGAACGATTAC CTGCCTGTATCCTCAAACAACTCCCACGATTCACCTCAGGCAATTTTCACAAGTTTTAAGCTTCCAAAGAGTTCCCCCCCACCGCCCGCCCCTCCACCAACCACCCACGTCCCTCTGGGCATGATGCCCCTGGGGCACCTCCATCCTCACCCCCTGTCCTCGGCCTCCCTGGGGCATCACCTCTCCCTGAAGCGGGACTCGGCTTCGCCCCCCGGCCTCGCCATTCCCCTGTCCTGCAGCGGAAGCATCGCCATATCCTCGGCGTCCTCCGTCGTCGGGCCCCAACCCTCGTCTTCGGCCGCCACCTCCTCCTCTTCGCAACCGGTGCTCTTACCCCTGTCTGGACCTGTAACTACTAATCCTTTGCAGCCTCAG GCTGAGGTTATGGACGGGTTCTACGTGTGGGCCGAGGGAGCCACGTGCCCCGACCAGCTGTGTCCCCTGCTGGGCAGACGCCACTACCACTGTGTGCATCCTAGATGCCTCTACGTCACGGCGCACGTCGACGTCCTTCCCCTCCACGCCCACGCCTTCCATGACGACACCCACATCCCCGAGGGCTTCATCGCCATCGACCACAACATCGACTGCCGCTCCCCGAACTGCCAAAG CAACAAGGTGAACAAACACTTCCACTGCACTCGCTGTGGCTTGTCGTTCGTCCGCTACCAAATGATGGAATCCCACGCGGAGAAGCACCTGCAAGAAGACGGCGGACAGGTGCACAGCCTCGGACCTCAGTCGCCAATCTACCTGAAGAGGCCTCGGCCCGACAGCCCCATGGAGACGCCGCCGTCCGCCGAAGGTCCCAACAAATCGCAAG ATGTTTCCCCGCCAGTTGTGAAGTCTGCCGGAATCTTCTACCCACTCTCGCCATTCCCAATATCGACGTCCTCCAGCTCCACCGGCATGGGGGCGTCCGGATCTTCGCGCGGCGAGGCCGGAGCCCTCGTCACCCCCATTCCTCCCTCGTCGAGGCCGCACACTTCCACGACTTACACGCTGCCGGTGTCCGGCAGCCTGACCATAACAGCCACCAGACGATCGCCCATTCCGCACTCTCCCATCCGCGACCAGATGGACCAGGGGGATCCAGACGACACTCAGGACTACGACTCCGACCAGCTGCGCCCGCTCAGCCAGCCGGGGGACATGTTCCCGTCCCACATGTCCAAGCACGACCAGATCGCCGAGATGGTCAAGAGCGAGCACATGGCCAACCTGGCGACTCTTGGGGCCGAGTGGCTCAACATGGAGAGGCATCCACAGTACGGGCCGGACTTCTCCTGCGGGCGGCCGTTTTGCAAGCTAAAGAAAAAGGAGCACTTCCACTGTCAAATCTGCAACCAGGCGTTCAGCGAACACGAGAAACTGAGGCCCCATTTGCTGAAACACGCCACCAGTAACCCAATGAATCCCGGTTCCCTGTCTGCAATGGCCGACGAAGATTCCGAGAGCCGCGGCGAGCCAGACGACGACGAGGGCTCCTTCCACCCCAAGGCAGAAGGGAGCGACCGGCCGATCAGTCCCACCAGCCCGAACGAGAGCGTGATCAGCAGCGGCGGGGGAGCGCCCTCCATCATATCGACCAGCAGTCCGCAGCCCTTCAGTTCGGGCGTCAGCATCAGCAGTACTTTAAGCCACTCTCCATCCCAGTTTCCGCTAGTTTACACGCAGGCCGCCACCTTCCCCGGCCTCCCGTCTCCCTTCGCACCTCAGTTCGGCATATCCGGGATGTTCCCCGGCACGCTGCCCCGCCTCTTGCCGCCGACAGCCTGGCAGTTCAACCCGGCCCTCGCCGCCATGGCACAGCAGGGCCTCATGATCCCTGGCGTGAGGCCAAACGGAGACCTGACGCACGGTTCGGCCGGACCCGGCGGGCTGAGCTCGGTCGGGCCGAGCCCGGGTCTGGGCGCGCCCGTCCTCCAGGGTCCCGGAGAGCACAACCCCATCCTGCCGGCCACTCTGGGGACGTCGCCCCACCTGGCCCTACTGGGGAAGAGGATCGGAGCCGACGATTTCAACTCCCAGGAGGCGAAGAAGATCCGCAACAACCACTCACTTCGCATGCTGAAGGACGAACCGGTACCAGAGGGATACTTGCGATTCAGGTATACGAGTCT GTTCAACGAAGACTGCCAGTACCCGCACTGTGGGTACCGCGAACACCAGACCCACTTCCACTGCATGCGGAAGGACTGCGGCTATTCCTTCTGCGACAAGACGCGGTTCGTCCAGCACACGGCCAGGCACGAGCGCCTCGACACCCTGATGGGAGGGGACTTCAATCAGTACCGATCTAACGTCTCCTGTGGTCGTCCGGATTGTGTCTATGCTTCTATGATAG gtcaGCAGCAGAACAAAGCCTCCCACTTCCACTGCCTGAAGTGCGACTTCGTCTGCACGGACACCAACAAGGTCGTGGCCCACCGTCGGCAGCACCAGAAGCGCGACTCCATCAACGCGGCCGGCTTCGAGAAGTTCACCCCATCGCAGCCCTGCGGCATCCAGGGCTGCAACCACAACCAGAAGCAGACTCACTATCACTGTCTGAAGTGTCAGTACTCCGTCCTGGGTCTTAGCCAGATGTCCGCCCACCGATTCCGACACCTGGAGTGA